The DNA segment GGGCAGCATGctcgctctccccctcccccctgccCCCGCTCTCTCCAGGTGGTGGTGGCCGTGGCCAGgctgggggggggcgggggggttcaGGTACACGTTGAACAGCGCCCCCTCCAGGACGGGCTCCTTGCCGcaagactggcagctgcagtgcaGGATCTTCTCCACTAGCTTGTCCACGCGGGGCATCTCCTTGTTCCCGGGGCAGTCCAGTGTGACCTGCGGAGAGGAGAGCGGTTACAAACCCTAAACACAGCAGAGATCCAGGGAGCAGGGATTCAGGGAGCAGGGATTCAGGGAGCAGGGAATCAGGGTGCAGGGATTCAGGGTGCAGGGATTCGGGGTGCAGGGATACTCACCACCTCCCACAGGGACTGGGCTGGCATGCAGGAGTCGCAGTGCACCAGGGATTCTGTGGACTGGGGGAAGGTGTTGGGCACACTGTAGCTGAAGCACTGCCCCAGACAGGCcctgcggagagagagagagagatacatataaatatacacatacatatacacacacatgacATATACACACAATAATTCCCCTCCCACCCGATTTTAATAATCGCAGTTAATAACATATCAAATAATTCCCCTCCCACCCCGATTTTAATAATCGCAGTTAATAGCATATCAAATAATTCCCCTCCCACCCGATTTTAATAATCGCAGTCAATAACATATCAAATAattgggcagcggtgtggagtagtggttagggccctggactcttgaccggagggtcgtgggttcaatcccaggtgggggacactgctgctgtacccttgagcaaggtactttacctagattgctccagtaaaaacccaactgtataaatgggtaattgtaggtaaaaatactgtgtaaaaaaataatgtaattgtatgtaaaaataatgtgacatcttgtaacaattgtaaatcaccctggataagggcgtctgctaagaaataaataataataatatacagacaacacatatacacagaatacatacatacatacacacatgcacacacacgcatgcacgcacacacacgcatgcacacacacacacacacgcacacacacgcacacacacgcagtgagCTCCTGATGCATGCTGTGTCTCTCTGGCCCTCACCGGTTCTGTATGGACTGTGCTTCACAGCCGCTGTGCCCCACGATCTGCGTGATGTTCTTCGCCTCACACCAGGCGCTCTTGTCGGGGAACAGCGCCAGGCGGTTAATGTGAGCGGGCGCGGCCAGGCACAGagctggcagcagcagcagccagccaATCACAACGCAGCTCGGCATCGCTCCAGCAGCACTACAGCAACCTGAgacaggaggggagagagagccgTCAACACTGTCCACAGAGAAAGAAAATGTGAATGCACTTGCCGGCCACAGGGTGGCGCCAGCGTCTCATTTCAGCATAGAACAGCTGTGCAGTGTAATCCCATCATATAATCTCATTAtaacaactaaataaatacatttaaatcaccaGAATAAAATCTCAAGAGACCGCGTCCCAGCCCGCTCGAGTGAGCCGCCCTGCACCCGCACCAGTAAACAGGTATGGTTTTATACAGTAGGGAGAGCGGGGCCGGTTGTAACGccttgaatttctccaatcagaagcCATCAGTCACTGGGCACAGGCTCTGTTCAGGTCTCTGTCTGCCAGTGGAACAGGAGCTCTCTATGGTTTGATCGACACTCATGGGTTTGTGACCTGCTAGAGTACAGTGTTTCCTCAGCGCTCTTCCTGTGATCTGTACCTGTGTTATCCAGGTTATGGATCCAGGCTTCAGCATCCTCATCCCGGATCTCTGTACTTATAACTGACACCTTTCACTGCTCTGTGTTTGGTTGTTGCtggaacatgaggtttagtaatTGCTCCCTGGGGTGGGGCcagttgtaacacgtgttacaatcAACCCCATACACCATTAGCTGAACTGGGCACGTGAATCTTGCACTGCAGAAAACGAAATATTCTTGCTTGATAAGGCCTAGGATTTTAGGAatgttaaaaagttttaaaagtaggaagaaaatgtgaaacaaatgtgaacatgtttctttttcaataaagatattcagtttctgatttaaataaaagcaaacattATATACATGTGAAAATTGATCtcattcaataaaacattcagtTTCTGAGTCAAAGTAAacgtgttgttgtttatttaattattcttcacagaatgttacatctGACCCCGCCCTCGTTACGAATGAAGCTTGCCATGGGGTCAGTGGGAACATCGCACACACTCTGGCTGTATGTctatcagctcttaaaacaggatCGCCATGGGGATCGCTAGAGGACAGGTGGAAGTTATTTGTATCAAAGTCTGGTCAAACTAGCTCAAATCATCTCTGCGTAATGGACAGAAAGGTAAGAAAAGGTTACAGCTGTCCCCGGCCTCCCCTAAGCAGTACAATCcactacactgtaaaaaaaacaagcccTTTCTTGGACTGTGTCTTCGGTAAGCCTCCCTTCTCTCAGTGTGTATCTGCGAATCATTACAGACGGGAGTCCTTCTGAGCTGCTCGAATATATACAGGAACGCCTGTCCTAGAGATAGATCATTCTGATGACGCTCCATAGAGTTCATTGACATCGTAAAACAGATACAATCAAGTGAACGGCTGTAAAACAGGAACCAGGCGCTGGAACGCGTCGCTGAAATAAATCCTCGTGTAGCTTTTCGGAACTGCAGTCTCTCCTCCGTCTGCCAAAAACACAACGACTGACAGCGGGGTCGCCCAGTGCTTTCAGAGCCCCGACCAGCCGAGCCAGCGGCgagatttattaaaacaaacatctGATCCGCATTAGGAAGCTGAGTTACAGAAACTTCTCAATCTGCAACCGAGTTCGCTACACGCCCAGTTCCACAGCGCGTGTGAGTGTGATTGCGAGTGTGTGAATAGGATTGTGATTAGGATTGTGAATAGGATTGTGATTCGGATTGTGATTAGGATTGTGATTAGGATTGTGATTATCAAATCGAATCGTATATTCTTTCTCCTTGTTTTCTTTCTGTCTCGACCTCTGCGACATGCATGTTCGGGGTCGCTTCACATCTGCAAATCATTGTCGGTTTGCTGGGATTTAAAAAGCTCAATTTGACCATTTATCATCGAGATAAAAGGAGTGCAAAAACGGGCACGTCGCATTAGGAGGctcgttttataaaagcaattctCTCCGATACGAGACAGGAAGGGAAAAAAGCTGGAAAGCGACCAGAGCGCGTTGTTTTAATGCGGTTACTTTTAGAAAAGGGGAGAGAcgcgagaggagagaggacagaggagaatATAACACgagttttttttctcttatacTTACCAGTTTTTAAAAAGACATGAAACTGTGTCAGTCCTGTTTGCTGTGCCGGCGAGGGTgcgagggagcaggcagggggacAGTGCTCGAGGACCCGCAAAGTCCAGTCCGGGTCCCGTGATCCGGCGCGTTGAGGGTCTGACAGCGCGACCGCGGTTTGTATTGAGAACAATCCGAAGATGAAGAAGTAGAACACGCAGGAGAAATGGTGAATAACAGCGTCACAGCTGGACTCCcaccaaaaaacacaaaaaaacctacACTATCAAAAACATCTTGAAGCCAAATGATTCAGGGAAATGCGCCGGGTGGGAGGGTGAGCGGAACGCGCCCCGGgcggtatctctctctctctctctctctctgcctctctgtctctctctctctctgcctctctctctctctctttctctctctctgcctctgtctctctctctctatgtatgcCTGTCTctgcgcctctctctctctctctctctcactctctctgcgcctctctctctctctctttctctctctctcggttacgtgcaacaaaaacagtttttataAAGTCCTCAGGAAGCTGCTGGCAAAAGAGTGGCAGCGCAGGATTGCGCAGGACTCACTTTCTCTGTTCCTCCGCAATAATAACGAGCTCCAGTTCCGCCAGCCCCCTGCTGTGTTAAAGTCtaaatggaaacaaaaaaaactgccaaaTTCCAACCTCGAAACTGCTGGTCCAAGTTCAAAAGCGAGGAGCTGACTCAGACTGAGACTCAGAGTGAGCTCGGCGTCCCGGGAGCGTGTTCCCGCGGCCGGTACCTGGCGGGGGAAGCTCGTTCTCTAGAGCCGTGTCCAGCTTTGCTTGagtcttgttttgtgtgtttttactgTTGCACGCTCCAGTGACGTCCTTGCAACTGGTTTTGAAGTTCTGAAGGTGTCCACGTGAGCACACAGAAAACACGTGCAGATGTTTGTCGGCTGTCCTGGAAGTCTATAGATGAGCGAGTCGATTATTTGCCAGTGTGGACGCGCAGGTGCCACACTGTTCCGAACGGGCTGCGCCTTAACTAAGCTGTATTGCACAGGAAAGCAGCTCAGCAGTTTGCAGTTGTGCCATAATAGTAACAATAGCAACAGCAGAACTAGCAGGCTGTCACTCCAGCGCAGTGGGTTCGAGGCCAGCGCTCAGTCCGGCTCTCCGGGGTCGAGTCCCGTCAGCGGCGTGGCGAGTATCCGGAAGGTGTGAATGAAGAGAAGGGCAGGACCGTGCAAGCAGGGCAGGCAGCTTTACAGAGGCAACTTACAGCTCTGCTGGGGTGAGTCTGAGCAGAGgcgtctctctccctccctctctccctccctccaggtgTGTTTGTTGGCACGCTGCCAGAACCGCCTCGCTCCTCGCGCTTCAGTTGCCAGCGAGATACCATTGAgatggacagagagagagggagggagagagagagcgagcgagagagagagagagagagagagaaatgcatAGTTTCTGAATGTGTCAATCTAATTTAACCCATTACCTCCACggcaatgtaaaataaaacagtttaatacCTGTGCAGACTGACTATACCTCCTGCCTCACAAGAGGCGCATTCAATCCAAACTTACTGACCCGTTTTACAAACTGCATTCTGCTATTAAATCAAACTTCCATGCATGGGAGGAAAACACAGTAATACAAAAGCATTTGAAATGAGGCCTgggccagtaccagtaccaatcACAGCCAgccctcactctctcccccctcctctcccctctcctctccctctcctctcccctctctcccttctctctccctcctctcccctcttctctgtctcctctccttccccctctcctctcatctcttctctcccctctctctcctctcctctcctctctccaccctcctctcccccacctcctcccctcttctctgtctcctctcccccctctctctctcctctcctctctctcgtctcctctctcctctccttgcCCCGGGTCTCAGAAAGGTCCTGCTTGTTGGCTCCGCTGGCAGGTGGAATCTGAATTTCCTGCAGGTCCGTGTAATGCGATGATCACCTGCTAGTAATAAAAGCCTCTCCCTGCCCGGCCTTGGCATTCCCGCAGCATTCCTGACATTTCCCGAGAGCACTGGAGCCGGCAGGCTGGGCGTCCTGCTTCCACAGCCAAGGCTTCGGATAGGAGCTTCCCAACCCCCCCGGGACGGTCTCTGTCCCACCGCAAGGAGGGCTAGCGAGGCCTCTTTTAACATTGGGATCAGTGTGCGAGGCCCTTTTTAACACTGGGATCAGTGTGCGAGGCCCTTTTTAAACACCTGGGATCAGTGTGGTGTTGTTATGGGGTATGTATAGTTTTGCTATTGCAGTGTATTTCAGTTGAGCTCCACTGGTTATAATGGGGTTACTGGGTTtggagtcggggggggggggggggggggggtgtgggggggggggctcatcTGGAATGCATTGCCCCCCCCCGATAGTTCCCGTCCCTCAGGCAGGGCTGACACTGCACCCTCTCCCCCTCCAGGGAATCACCGCATTGAAAAGAATGAGTGCTCTCTCATTACAGTGTGAGTGCTCTTTCATTAGTGAGTGCTCTCTCATTAGTGAGTGCTCTTTCATTAGTGAGTGCTCTCTCATTACAGTGAGTGCTCTCTCATTACAGTGTGAGTGCTCTCTCTTAGTGAGTGCTCTCTCATTGGTGAGTGCTCTCTCATTAGTGAGTGCTCTTTCATTAGTGAGTGCTCTCTCATTACAGTGAGTGCTCTCTCATTACAGTGTGAGTGCTCTCTCATTGGTGAGTGCTCTCATTACAGTGTGAGTGCTCTCTCATTAGTGAGTGCTCTCATTACAGGTGAGTGCTCTCTCATTAGTGAGTGCTCTCTCATTAGTGAGTGCTCTCTTATGAGAGGATCCTGTGCTAATGCTTTCAGCATCTCTCAGATTAATGGGGTTCCTGTAACCTCTATTGTAAACCGTTCCCAGACCAAAgccaaatgttttaaaacattgcAGCAGCTGGACACAGTTGCCGTGTGCCGGGCAACCCTCCCCCTcccgaaacacaaacacaaccgtGCCGGCTGCATCAATTCAGAACTGCCTCCCCTTCccggaaacacaaacacaaaccgtGCCGGCTGCATCAATTCAGAactgcctccccctccccctcccgaaaacacaaacacaaccgtGCCGGCTGCATCAATTCAGaactgcctccccccccccctctccctcccgaaacacaaacacaaccgtGCCGGCTGCATCAATTCAGAatgcctcccctccccctccccctcccgaaacacaaacacaaccgtGCCGGCTGCATCAATTCAGAactgcctccccctccccctcccgctcccgaaacacaaacacaatcgtGCCGGCTGCATCAATTCAGAactgcctccccctccccctcccctccccctcccgaaacacaaacacaaccgtGCCGGCTGCATCAATTCAGAactgcctccccctccccctccccctcccgaaacacaaacacaaccgtGCCGGCTGCATCAATTCAGAactgcctccccctcccccctccccctccccccccgaaaacacaaacacaaccgtGCCGGCTTGCATCAATTCAGAactgcctccccctccccctcccccctcccgaaacacaaacacaaccgtGCCGGCTGCATCAATTCAGAactgcctccccctccccctcccgaaacacaaacacaaaccgtGCCGGCTGCATCAATTCAGAactgcctccccctccccctcccgaaacacaaacacaacaccgTGCCGGCTGCATCATTCAGAactgcctccccctccccctccccctcccgaaACACAACACAACCGTACCGGCTGCATCAATTCAGAactgcctccccctccccctcccgaaacacaaacacaaccgtGCCGGCTGCATCAATTCAGAactgcctccccctcccccctccccctccccctcccgaaacacaaacacaaccgtGCCGGCTGCATCAATTCAGAactgcctccccctccccctccccctcccgaaacacaaacacaaccgtACCGGCTGCATCAATTTAGAACTGcctcccccttccccctcccgaaacacaaacacaaccgtGCCGGCTGCATCAATTCAGAactgcctccccctccctcccccctacccccctccccctcccgaaacacaaaacacaaccgTGCCGGCTGCATCAATTCAGAactgcctccccctccccctcccgaaacacaaacacaaccgtGCCGGCTGCATCAATTCAGAActgcctcccccctccccctcccgaaacacaaacacaaccgtGCCGGCTGCATCAATTCAGAactgcctccccctccccctccccctccccctccccctcccgaaacacaaacacaaccgtGCCGGCTGCATCAATTCAGAACTGCCTTTATTGAGTCAGAGTGATCACTAGAACACAGCggcaacatcatcatcatcatcatcatcatcacaacaACGAGCACGCCGACACACAAGCTGATATCTGTGTTGTTGAGAAGAATGGAccc comes from the Acipenser ruthenus unplaced genomic scaffold, fAciRut3.2 maternal haplotype, whole genome shotgun sequence genome and includes:
- the LOC117411664 gene encoding uncharacterized protein LOC117411664 isoform X1, which translates into the protein MLKEASLALLAVGQRPSRGGWEAPIRSLGCGSRTPSLPAPVLSGNVRNAAGMPRPGRERLLLLAARGARRFWQRANKHTWREGEREGERRLCSDSPQQSCCCSAAGAMPSCVVIGWLLLLPALCLAAPAHINRLALFPDKSAWCEAKNITQIVGHSGCEAQSIQNRACLGQCFSYSVPNTFPQSTESLVHCDSCMPAQSLWEVVTLDCPGNKEMPRVDKLVEKILHCSCQSCGKEPVLEGALFNVYLNPPAPPQPGHGHHHLERAGAGGRGRASMLPCQHTLRNKSTRPLTPSLPPSLL
- the LOC117411664 gene encoding neuroblastoma suppressor of tumorigenicity 1 isoform X2, whose translation is MPSCVVIGWLLLLPALCLAAPAHINRLALFPDKSAWCEAKNITQIVGHSGCEAQSIQNRACLGQCFSYSVPNTFPQSTESLVHCDSCMPAQSLWEVVTLDCPGNKEMPRVDKLVEKILHCSCQSCGKEPVLEGALFNVYLNPPAPPQPGHGHHHLERAGAGGRGRASMLPCQHTLRNKSTRPLTPSLPPSLL